In one window of Firmicutes bacterium HGW-Firmicutes-1 DNA:
- a CDS encoding ATPase, with amino-acid sequence MIQRNEYFEKLKGYRDKKLIKVVTGIRRCGKSTLLKIFQEHLLENGVQENQIISINFEDYEFDYLKDPKVLYNYIKEKITLDKMTYIFLDEIQNVKEYEKVVDSFFIKDHIDIYMTGSNAYMLSGDLATLLSGRYIKIEMLPFSFSEYVRANGTGKSVEGNYREYIETSSFPYTLSLEKETRQIKEYLTSIYDTIVLKDVIGRKKISDVMMLESVIRFLMDNIGNQLSTKKISDTMTSNGRSINVRTVESYVSSFMEAYIVYQVKRYDIKGKQYLKTLEKYYIVDIGLRNAILGNAGTDVGRVLENVVYLELIRRGYEVYVGKVDNVEVDFVVKDENGIKYIQVAASVRDENTLARELRPLQKIQDNYSKCIMTLDLDPEVDYEGIRKIYALDYLMHKIEL; translated from the coding sequence ATGATTCAGCGAAATGAGTATTTTGAAAAATTAAAAGGGTATAGAGATAAAAAGTTAATTAAAGTAGTTACAGGAATCAGACGTTGTGGTAAATCCACCTTACTCAAAATATTTCAGGAACATCTATTGGAAAATGGTGTTCAAGAAAATCAAATTATATCTATTAACTTTGAAGATTATGAATTTGATTATCTAAAAGATCCAAAGGTATTGTACAATTATATAAAAGAAAAAATAACCCTTGATAAAATGACATACATTTTTCTTGATGAAATCCAAAATGTGAAAGAATATGAGAAAGTAGTAGATAGTTTCTTCATTAAGGACCATATAGATATTTATATGACCGGATCAAACGCTTATATGCTGTCTGGTGATTTAGCCACGCTTCTTTCGGGGAGATATATTAAAATAGAAATGCTACCATTCTCATTTTCAGAGTATGTTAGGGCAAATGGAACAGGTAAAAGTGTAGAGGGAAATTATAGGGAGTATATTGAAACGAGCTCATTTCCGTACACATTAAGTCTGGAAAAAGAAACACGTCAGATCAAAGAATATCTTACAAGTATTTATGATACCATCGTTTTGAAAGATGTGATTGGAAGAAAAAAAATATCAGATGTCATGATGTTGGAAAGTGTTATACGATTTTTGATGGACAATATAGGAAATCAATTATCGACTAAAAAAATAAGTGACACAATGACTTCGAATGGCAGAAGTATCAATGTTAGAACTGTTGAATCTTATGTTTCTTCGTTTATGGAAGCATACATTGTTTATCAGGTAAAAAGATATGACATAAAAGGTAAGCAGTATCTAAAGACATTGGAGAAATACTATATTGTTGATATTGGACTGCGTAATGCAATACTTGGGAATGCCGGTACAGATGTTGGGCGTGTTTTGGAAAATGTAGTATACCTTGAATTAATTAGAAGAGGATACGAGGTGTATGTTGGAAAAGTTGATAATGTAGAAGTAGATTTTGTTGTAAAAGATGAGAATGGAATAAAATATATTCAAGTTGCTGCTAGTGTGCGTGATGAAAACACCTTAGCCAGGGAACTTAGGCCTCTACAAAAAATCCAAGACAATTATTCGAAATGTATTATGACATTGGATTTAGATCCGGAAGTGGATTATGAAGGCATAAGAAAGATATATGCTTTAGACTATTTGATGCATAAGATTGAACTATAA
- a CDS encoding DUF4386 domain-containing protein: MTNNNFTDNITQMKYNGGENIISNKKTARIAGLFFLLMVVFGLFAEIFFRQKLFVSKDIVATASNILSNVFLYRIGIVSDILMSLSYLFTALILYKLLSSVNKNMAAAMVIFAIAGSVLLMFNILNEFAPLYILSGNDYPGAFNSSQRQSLAMLFYNLHGHGYMIGQIFFALWVLPLGFLIYKSRFIPKVFGILFVIETIFGLMAVIVHFLIPNGTIETILLLPTTIAEFSFMFWLLIRGINESTYCSKK, encoded by the coding sequence ATGACAAATAATAATTTTACAGATAACATAACCCAAATGAAATACAACGGAGGAGAAAACATCATTTCGAACAAAAAAACTGCACGGATTGCAGGTCTTTTCTTCCTGCTAATGGTGGTATTCGGTTTGTTTGCGGAGATTTTTTTCCGTCAAAAACTATTCGTCTCAAAAGATATTGTTGCAACAGCCAGTAACATTTTATCAAATGTCTTCTTATATCGAATAGGAATTGTAAGTGATATCCTAATGTCTCTGAGTTATTTGTTCACTGCCTTGATTTTATATAAACTGCTTTCTTCAGTAAATAAGAATATGGCAGCGGCAATGGTCATATTTGCAATTGCTGGGAGCGTATTGCTTATGTTTAATATTCTGAATGAATTTGCACCACTATACATCTTAAGCGGTAATGATTATCCGGGTGCTTTTAATTCCAGCCAGCGTCAGTCTCTGGCAATGCTTTTTTATAATTTACATGGGCATGGATATATGATCGGTCAGATTTTCTTTGCCCTATGGGTACTTCCTCTTGGATTTTTGATCTATAAGTCGAGATTTATTCCAAAAGTGTTCGGTATTCTGTTTGTAATTGAAACCATATTTGGACTGATGGCAGTTATAGTACATTTTCTCATTCCAAATGGAACTATAGAGACAATCCTATTGTTGCCGACAACAATAGCTGAATTCTCATTTATGTTTTGGCTGTTAATTCGGGGAATTAATGAATCGACTTATTGCTCGAAAAAATAA
- a CDS encoding ABC transporter, whose translation MKNSIIQIKGVKKSYKDVEVLGGVDFEVEQGGIFALLGSNGSGKTTMIRIMTTLLKADAGHVVINGFDIEKNAMNIRGSISLTGQVAAIDEILTGRENLQMIAKLRHLKNPNEVADALIKRFGMSEASGRRVSTYSGGMKRRIDIAMSLVGNPKIIFLDEPTTGLDPESRLEVWKIVKELSALGTTIFLTTQYLEEAEQLADIIAILHDGKIIAQDTLEGLKKLIPPAKVEYVEKQPTLEEIFLTIIGKKGEK comes from the coding sequence GTGAAAAATAGCATCATACAAATTAAAGGCGTTAAGAAATCTTATAAAGATGTTGAAGTACTGGGAGGCGTAGATTTTGAAGTAGAGCAGGGGGGGATCTTTGCATTACTAGGTTCCAATGGATCTGGAAAAACAACGATGATTAGAATCATGACGACTTTGCTTAAAGCAGATGCGGGGCATGTTGTGATCAATGGTTTTGATATTGAAAAAAATGCAATGAACATTAGAGGTTCTATCAGTCTTACGGGTCAGGTTGCTGCTATTGATGAAATTTTGACTGGACGTGAAAATCTTCAAATGATAGCAAAACTTAGACATCTTAAAAATCCAAATGAAGTTGCAGATGCGTTAATAAAACGTTTTGGTATGAGTGAGGCTTCAGGCCGAAGAGTCAGTACTTACTCAGGAGGTATGAAAAGAAGAATAGATATAGCAATGAGCCTTGTTGGAAATCCAAAGATCATTTTCCTAGATGAGCCAACGACAGGTCTTGATCCAGAATCACGCTTGGAAGTTTGGAAGATTGTAAAAGAGTTATCAGCTTTAGGAACGACTATATTTTTAACAACTCAATATTTAGAAGAAGCAGAACAACTTGCAGATATAATCGCTATTCTTCATGATGGAAAAATCATTGCTCAAGATACACTAGAAGGATTGAAAAAATTAATACCACCTGCAAAAGTAGAATATGTAGAAAAACAACCAACATTGGAAGAAATATTTTTAACAATCATAGGCAAAAAGGGGGAAAAATAA
- a CDS encoding PadR family transcriptional regulator, with protein sequence MENITEMLKGVLEGCVLEIINHEEIYGYEITRRLNTLGFSDVVDGTVYTILVRLEKNKLVDIEKKPSDMGPPRKFFKLNDAGREELRRFWERWEFVSSKINELKEMK encoded by the coding sequence TTGGAAAATATAACGGAAATGTTAAAGGGTGTACTGGAAGGCTGCGTCCTTGAAATAATCAACCACGAGGAAATCTACGGTTACGAGATCACACGAAGACTAAATACCCTTGGATTTTCGGACGTTGTGGATGGGACAGTATACACCATTTTAGTGCGGCTTGAGAAGAATAAACTCGTGGACATAGAAAAAAAGCCATCCGATATGGGACCACCGCGAAAGTTTTTTAAGCTCAACGACGCTGGGCGTGAGGAGCTGAGAAGGTTCTGGGAAAGATGGGAATTCGTATCATCAAAAATTAACGAGTTAAAGGAGATGAAATAA
- a CDS encoding flavodoxin (An electron-transfer protein; flavodoxin binds one FMN molecule, which serves as a redox-active prosthetic group) translates to MKEESKSTGTVSTKCLIIVYSYHHNNTSKIADEFSKVLNAQVIAPKHVILEELQEYNLIGFGAGIDSGRHYKPLLDLADMLPEANKKPAFIFSTSAIQGDAKVAKDHSMLRQKLQSKGYAIVGEFSCKGFNTNSFLKYFGGMNKGKPDSDDLKHAEEFALNLLLCNLRRKAD, encoded by the coding sequence ATGAAGGAAGAAAGCAAATCTACAGGTACCGTGTCAACAAAGTGTCTTATTATAGTCTATTCATATCATCATAACAATACCTCGAAAATTGCTGATGAATTTTCGAAGGTGCTGAATGCACAGGTAATAGCACCTAAGCATGTAATTCTGGAAGAACTTCAAGAGTATAATCTTATAGGATTCGGTGCAGGTATAGACAGCGGAAGGCATTACAAACCGTTGCTTGATCTTGCCGACATGCTACCGGAAGCGAATAAAAAGCCAGCCTTTATTTTCTCAACAAGCGCAATACAGGGAGATGCCAAGGTTGCTAAGGACCATTCTATGCTAAGACAAAAGCTGCAGTCAAAGGGGTACGCAATAGTAGGCGAATTCAGCTGCAAAGGCTTTAACACTAACAGCTTTCTAAAGTATTTCGGGGGAATGAACAAGGGTAAACCTGACAGTGATGACCTTAAACATGCAGAAGAATTTGCTTTGAACCTGTTGCTATGCAATCTTAGGAGAAAAGCAGACTAG
- a CDS encoding DNA alkylation repair protein, translating into MDLFEIMSEIELLGNARMKKYYESQGAREPLFGVTTGALKPIAKRIKKNQQLAEELYATGNYDAMYLAGMLADPKKMTPADFDCWIEKAYFHMISDFIVAVTLAETDFAQEVADKFIASRDELIMSAGWSCYEWLIGSRKDTEFNPSKILSMLDVVEKNIHDQPNRTRYAMNGFVTAVGISYIPLHEEAMRTAERIGEVSVSSGKNACSVLNAFEKIKSETDKGRLGFKRKNVRC; encoded by the coding sequence ATGGATCTATTTGAGATTATGAGCGAGATTGAATTGCTTGGCAATGCAAGAATGAAGAAATACTATGAAAGCCAAGGCGCGAGGGAACCACTTTTCGGCGTTACAACAGGTGCCTTGAAGCCAATTGCTAAAAGAATAAAGAAAAATCAACAACTTGCTGAGGAATTATATGCAACTGGAAACTATGATGCGATGTATCTAGCCGGAATGTTAGCAGATCCTAAAAAGATGACTCCAGCAGATTTTGATTGTTGGATTGAAAAGGCGTACTTTCATATGATTTCAGACTTTATTGTCGCTGTAACACTTGCTGAAACCGATTTTGCTCAGGAGGTAGCGGATAAATTTATTGCAAGCAGGGATGAATTAATTATGTCTGCAGGATGGAGCTGTTACGAATGGTTAATCGGTTCAAGGAAGGATACCGAGTTTAACCCTAGTAAGATTCTTTCTATGCTCGATGTAGTTGAAAAAAATATACATGACCAACCAAACAGAACTAGATATGCAATGAACGGTTTTGTTACTGCGGTAGGCATATCGTATATTCCACTGCACGAAGAAGCTATGCGTACGGCTGAACGGATAGGGGAAGTGTCGGTTTCTTCGGGCAAAAATGCATGCAGTGTACTCAATGCTTTTGAGAAAATCAAAAGTGAAACGGATAAAGGTCGGCTAGGATTCAAACGCAAAAATGTCAGATGTTAG
- a CDS encoding ABC transporter permease, with protein MESTNKYFMKDMSVMFGRSMRHIFRSMDTIITVSITPIAIMLLFVYVFGGAIQTGTDNYIDYLLPGVMLMTIGSGIAYVAYRLFTDKQRGIFERFHSMPIARSTVLWGHVLTSIISNGISVVVIILVALLMGFRSSAGILEWLAVFGILGVFTLALTWIAVIAGLAAKTPDGAGAFSYPIIFLPFISSAFVPTNTMPSAVRIFAENQPVTPIVEAIRNLLSNKPVGNDIWVAIVWCIAIIVVAYIFAMRIYKRI; from the coding sequence ATGGAATCAACAAATAAATATTTTATGAAAGATATGAGTGTCATGTTTGGACGTTCTATGCGTCATATTTTTAGAAGTATGGATACAATTATTACAGTTAGTATTACACCAATCGCGATTATGCTATTATTCGTTTATGTATTTGGTGGTGCAATTCAAACAGGCACTGATAATTATATTGATTATCTATTACCTGGTGTGATGTTGATGACTATTGGTAGTGGGATTGCATATGTCGCTTACCGCTTATTTACAGATAAACAACGCGGTATCTTTGAACGTTTTCATTCTATGCCGATCGCGCGATCTACTGTATTGTGGGGACATGTATTAACCTCTATAATCTCTAATGGAATTTCTGTAGTAGTGATTATACTTGTTGCATTATTGATGGGTTTTCGTTCTTCAGCAGGAATCTTAGAGTGGTTAGCAGTATTTGGAATACTTGGGGTATTTACACTTGCTTTGACTTGGATTGCTGTAATTGCTGGACTTGCAGCAAAAACACCAGATGGTGCAGGTGCATTTTCCTACCCAATTATCTTCTTACCATTTATCAGCTCTGCTTTTGTACCAACAAATACGATGCCTTCAGCAGTACGCATTTTTGCCGAAAATCAACCTGTTACGCCAATAGTTGAAGCGATTCGTAATTTATTGTCAAACAAACCAGTAGGAAATGATATTTGGGTTGCAATTGTTTGGTGTATAGCCATAATAGTTGTAGCGTATATATTTGCTATGAGGATATATAAACGAATATAG
- a CDS encoding conjugal transfer protein, whose product MFKYEWLLCPVCGNKTRVKIREDTVLKNFPLFCPKCKQEKIINVKQLNISVIEEPDAKTQSR is encoded by the coding sequence GTGTTTAAATACGAGTGGCTATTATGCCCAGTCTGTGGCAACAAAACAAGGGTCAAGATACGTGAGGATACGGTGCTTAAAAACTTTCCATTATTTTGTCCCAAGTGTAAACAGGAAAAGATAATTAACGTAAAACAACTGAATATATCAGTTATTGAAGAGCCAGACGCTAAGACGCAGAGCCGATAA